A genomic stretch from Strongyloides ratti genome assembly S_ratti_ED321, chromosome : 1 includes:
- a CDS encoding Serine/threonine-protein kinase Chk1: protein MLCQRKRRKLDTDILDDTSGTNMQPLNALDVQNLKICSELGCGSYATVKLIFNENKREFYACKFFNIANRTVFENEYKIMERLRGHPNIINVLEYASQGDLFDKIKPDVGMPLLEAWKLFINLMNGIAFIHHRGIAHRDIKPENLLVCCNNVLKIADFGFSTYFTINGVERQLTNTVGSPAYMPLEVYHPPYRAEPSDIWQCGVVLFAMLTGKLPWRKACTSNPDFAEYVMGKRFKNDICTSNLSLDALSLISEMLCINPGKRATLRDIAEHRFIKNNPQESNNFSRAFKSLHNSYNENTSKITSFTQPVQVNSNKTNDENFSVATQFAENNNIISKAGYTISQPCKNDLEIHDGDISNLGEFEDLWKESLLQGSRFFVSVPKKDFVKAVISYFESKNYTSTNSGFCGLKFTSRLKEDGLIFLMRAFGVIKRKTVYTYVHFRRLGGSGFDFITMFHELKKELSFRVYDNIY, encoded by the exons ATGCTCTGTCAACGTAAGAGACGTAAGCTTGACACTGATATTTTAGATGACACTTCTGGTACAAATATGCAGCCTTTAAATGCTCTTGATGTACAGAATCTCAAGATTTGTTCTGAACTTGGTTGTG GGTCATATGCTACTGTCAAACTGATTTTCAATGAAAATAAACGGGAGTTTTATgcttgtaaattttttaacattgcAAATCGTACTGTATttgaaaatgaatataaaattatggaACGTTTACGTGGTCATCCAAAcattattaatgttttag AATATGCATCACAAGGTGATttgtttgataaaatta aacCTGATGTTGGAATGCCGCTTTTAGAAGCATGGAAATTATTCATAAACCTAATGAACGGTATTGCTTTCATACACCATAGAGGAATAGCTCATAGAGATATAAAACCAGAAAATTTGTTAGTCTGTTGTAacaatgttttaaaaattgcaGACTTTGGATTTTCTACctattttacaattaatgGTGTTGAAAGACAATTAACAAATACTGTTGGATCGCCAGCATATATGCCTCTTGAAGTTTATCATCCACCATATAGAGCTGAGCCTAGTGATATTTGGCAATGTGGGGTCGTTTTATTTGCAATGTTAACAGGTAAATTACCATGGAGAAAAGCGTGTACTTCCAACCCTGATTTTGCTGAATATGTTATGggtaaaagatttaaaaatgatatttgtACAAGTAATCTTAGTCTTGATGCATTATCTCTTATCTCTGAGATGCTATGTATCAATCCTGGAAAACGTGCAACATTAAGAGATATTGCTGAGCAtcgttttattaaaaataatcctcaagaaagtaataatttttctcgcgcttttaaaagtttacataattcatataatgaaaatactTCTAAAATCACGTCATTTACGCAACCTGTACAAGTTAATTCTAATAAAACTAATGATGAGAATTTTAGTGTTGCTACTCAATTTgctgaaaataataatattatttcaaaagcTGGTTATACTATTTCTCAACCttgtaaaaatgatttagAAATTCATGATGGTGATATTTCAAACTTAGGTGAATTTGAAGATTTATGGAAAGAATCACTTTTACAAGGATCAAGATTTTTTGTATCTGTACCAAAGAAAGATTTTGTCAAGGCAGTTATTTCATATTTTGAAAGTAAGAATTACACCTCTACAAATAGTGGTTTTTGTGGATTGAAATTTACATCACGTTTAAAAGAAGAtggattaatttttttgatgagAGCATTTGGtgttattaaaagaaaaacagTATATACGTATGTACATTTTCGTCGTCTTGGAGGTTCCGGCTTTGATTTTATCACTATGTTCCATGAattgaaaaaagaattatcatTTCGTgtatatgataatatttactGA
- a CDS encoding Parafibromin, whose translation MTEYLIQKLKDNNYQPMYEDYATNYWFCIIYNFLGVSFVSIYICIKGKKFVDIEFHGQTYYIFGEFAFPKNALTRFPNSQKKGVYYDIESLKYFWENKEDNHALYVKKAIAKGGLTVIGRPDRQSIIKYLEGEDSIIDENDPNAPKVSPLLLTDMVNSSDFEPERKKFKSDHNGEAAMEVDGDDLTDDKAQGNSHRSLNSDLTAEKIAILKNKAKKHKKHMIQNNEDEDNVMEMDPSIAKVYQRVSGARERLDERTCHDSSTFMDGTTSQFDSFCAIFRNCIEKKKKPHSINESNNKKVVTQPASSSQQPSGGYSRYDQEKFSKHDSLGFEINPNLTFQGTTLHSLSTAVSAKSLLSSNMQQNSRSPGTPLSSVNRSDSTNASPNGQQKRKSRTPIIIIPSSNSSLITLYNVADILQDLKFISTSEKKDLTKIKRPNEVMIHRKKDSGDTVHYRVVDSPLGFTDEEWERVVAVFVQGPAWQFKGWQWKGNPVDILANVLGFHLKFDCDKLDDNIKQWSVNILDISKTRRHLDKASLLKFWQILDRWIVKHKPNLRF comes from the exons ATGACAGAGTATTTAATACAG aaattaaaagataacaaTTATCAACCTATGTATGAGGACTATGCAACAAATTATTG GTTTTgcataatttataattttcttggAGTTTCGTTCGTCTCTATCT ATATTTGTattaaaggaaaaaaatttgttgataTTGAATTT CATGGTCaaacatattatatatttggGGAATTCGCATTTCCGAAGAACGCTTTAACGCGTTTTCCTAATTCTCAAAAGAAAGGTGTTTACTACGATATTGAAAgtcttaaatatttttgggAAAACAAAGAAGATAACCATGCCCTTTATGTAAAAAAGGCTATTGCCAAAGGAGGTTTGACTGTTATTGGAAGACCAGATCG acaGTCGATCATAAAATATCTTGAAGGTGAAGATTCTATTATTGATGAAAATGATCCAAATGCTCCAAAGGTTTCACCATTGTTATTAACTGATATGGTAAATTCAAGTGATTTTGAACCTGAGagaaagaaatttaaatcaGATCACAATGGAGAAGCAGCAATGGAGGTAGACGGTGATGACTTAACAGATGACAAGGCACAAGGAAATTCTCATCGTAGTTTAAATTCTGATCTTACAGCAGAAAAGATTgcgatattaaaaaataaagctaaaaaacataaaaaacaCATGATTCAAAATAATGAGGATGAAGACAATGTCATGGAGATGGATCCTTCTATAGCTAAAGTTTATCAAAGAGTATCGGGTGCACGTGAACGACTTGACGAAAGAACCTGTCATGATAGTTCAACATTTATGGATGGTACTACTAGTCAATTTGATAGTTTTTGTGCAATATTTAGAAATTGTattgaaaagaaaaagaaaccTCATAGTATAAATGAAAGTAATAACAAAAAGGTAGTCACACAACCGGCATCTTCATCACAACAACCATCCGGTGGTTATTCACGTTATGATCAGGAAAAGTTTAGTAAACATGATTCATTAGGTTTTGAAATTAATCCAAATCTTACATTTCAAGGAACAACATTACATTCACTGTCAACGGCTGTTAGTGCTAAATCACTACTTTCTAGTAATATGCAACAAAATTCAAGATCTCCAGGAACTCCATTAAGTTCTGTTAATAGAAGTGATTCAACGAATGCATCACCAAATGGGCAACAAAAGCGAAAATCAAGAACGCCGATTATTATTATTCCGTCATCAAACTCATCACTTATCACATTATATAATGTTGCTGATATTCTTCAAGACCTCAAATTTATTTCGACCTCAGAAAAAAAAGacttaacaaaaataaaacgTCCTAATGAAGTCATGATACATAGAAAAAAAGATAGTGGCGATACGGTTCATTATAGAGTTGTTGATTCACCACTTGGTTTTACCGATGAAGAATGGGAACGTGTGGTAGCAGTATTTGTCCAAGGACCTGCATGGCAATTCAAAGGTTGGCAATGGAAAGGAAACCCAGTAGATATTTTAGCAAATGTTCTTGGTTTTCATTTAAAGTTTGATTGTGATAAACTTGAcgataatattaaacaatGGTCGGTAAATATTCTTGATATTTCAAAAACACGTAGACATTTAGATAAAGctagtttattaaaattctGGCAGATTTTAGACAGATGGATTGTTAAACATAAACCTAATTTAcgtttttaa
- a CDS encoding Protein-tyrosine phosphatase, receptor/non-receptor type domain and Protein-tyrosine/Dual specificity phosphatase domain-containing protein, with protein MRQSIKAYNDCERRKAKGSNTFSSMEANDSIYNPMEIIKQIRGKRYGGNISSMEYAYLLKALLAYFFENKMLIGGNNGRINFAKEYENYVYKLDASENLMDKKVKNFLKYVNINDAGKLNELCVQFNNIGMMSKDALINNCQRFYTAKESLLRRNRYNDIECLDKTSVNINGYDSKNILGYIHANEMIYKYGEGNERKIIMCQAPIQTTVDDMYDMIFRYKIGIIVILVNEKEIKVQNKLNIRSCILIKKTDNVNRIIEYDYTILNFFTTLIDPIQAYLLKVVLFMNSIHCSTGIGRTGTLALAIYMINYGKRLIK; from the exons ATGCGTCAAAGTATTAAAGCTTATAATGATTGTGAAAGGAGAAAAGCCAAAGGAAGTAACACTTTTTCAT CAATGGAAGCTAATGATTCAATTTATAATCCAATGGAgattataaaacaaattcgTGGAAAGCGTTATGGTGGTAATATTTCTTCTATGGAATATGCTTACTTATTGAAAGCACTGCTAGCATATTTCTTTGAGAACAAGATGTTAATTGGTGGAAATAATGGAAGAATAAATTTTGCCAAGGAGTACGAAAACTATGTTTACAAGTTAGATGCTAGTGAAAATTTAATggataaaaaagttaaaaatttcttaaaatatgttaatataaatgatgCTGGAAAATTGAATGAACTTTGTGTTCAATTTAATAACATAGGAATGATGAGTAAAGATGCTCTTATAAACAACTGTCAACGTTTTTACACCGCTAAAGAAAGTCTTCTAAGAAGAAATCGTTACAATGACATAGAATGTCTTGACAAAACTTCAGTTAACATCAATGGATATGATTCTAAAAATATCCTTGGTTATATCCACGCTAATGaaatgatttataaatatggTGAAGgaaatgaaagaaaaattattatgtgtCAG gcACCAATACAGACAACAGTTGATGATATGTATGACATGATTTTTAGATACAAGATCGGAATCATTGTCATACTTGtcaatgaaaaagaaataaaggTCCAAAATAAGT TAAATATACGGTCatgtatattaataaaaaaaactgatAATGTAAATCGTATTATTGAATATgattatacaattttaaatttcttcaCTACATTAATTGACCCAATACaa GCATACCTACTGAAAGTGGTTCTATTCATGAACT CAATTCATTGTAGTACAGGAATAGGAAGAACTGGAACATTAGCATTAGCTATTTATATGATCAATTATGGTAAACGTTtgatcaaataa